From a region of the Rhodoflexus caldus genome:
- the gldC gene encoding gliding motility protein GldC: MKHAEIRFSIELDDQNIPDKIFWSATDSPNGGLEETKAINLSIWDHRRKETMRIDLWAKDMPVDEMKRCVVDTILGMADMIRTSTDDEVMAAHMEELGSKLIRHIKETHGAK, from the coding sequence ATGAAACACGCAGAAATCCGCTTTTCCATAGAATTAGACGACCAAAACATCCCCGACAAGATTTTCTGGTCGGCTACCGACAGCCCTAACGGCGGGCTGGAAGAAACCAAAGCTATTAATCTTTCCATTTGGGACCATCGCCGCAAGGAAACCATGCGCATTGACCTGTGGGCAAAAGATATGCCCGTAGATGAAATGAAACGGTGTGTAGTAGATACTATTTTGGGCATGGCGGACATGATTCGCACCTCCACCGACGACGAGGTGATGGCCGCACACATGGAAGAGTTGGGCAGCAAACTCATCCGCCATATCAAAGAGACGCACGGCGCGAAGTAG